A single window of Thalassomonas viridans DNA harbors:
- the recG gene encoding ATP-dependent DNA helicase RecG, which yields MATQAAGGQGLDNLAITPVTVLKGVGPGMAKKLEKIGLLTIQDLLFHLPLRYEDRTRILSIGELVPGIHTNVIGEVVNNQIVQGKRRMLLVTLSDDTGTINLRFFHFSASLIKTLAVGTSIRCYGEISRGGRGFEIVHPEYKPLDQDKPLSAADETLTPVYPTTDGLRQITLRNLTEQALVRLQRGQVEELVPPEFLQHPLSLAQALAIIHRPPPDTNVSAMENGKHPAQIRLIKEELLAHNLSMLKLRASSDKHKAISLDIDGDLNKRFLDSLPFSPTGAQARVVDEIRTDLVKPVPMMRLVQGDVGSGKTLVAALAAITAIGQGYQVALMAPTEILAEQHAINFQKWFEPLGITVGWLAGKTKSKARNLALEAIKDGSMQLVIGTHALFQEQVVFQKMVLVIIDEQHKFGVHQRLSLREKGAFDGAYPHQLIMTATPIPRTLSMTAYADLDTSIIDELPPGRTPITTVALPDSRRDDVVERIRQACEQDNRQAYWVCTLIDESEVLQCQAAEDTANYLQQQLPTLKIGLVHGRMKAIEKQEVMDQFKDGNLHLLVATTVIEVGVDVPNSSLMVIENPERLGLSQLHQLRGRVGRGAIASHCVLMYKSPLSKTAVKRLGVLRESNDGFVIAQRDLEIRGPGELLGTRQTGLAELKIADLLRDAELIPEVKRDAYLLWKKHPDKGLALINRWLANKEQYSNA from the coding sequence ATGGCGACTCAGGCAGCAGGCGGACAGGGCTTAGACAACCTGGCGATCACCCCGGTGACCGTACTTAAAGGTGTCGGCCCCGGCATGGCCAAGAAACTGGAAAAGATCGGCCTGCTGACCATCCAGGATCTGTTGTTTCACCTGCCGCTGCGTTATGAAGACCGTACCCGGATACTTTCCATCGGCGAACTGGTGCCCGGCATACACACCAATGTTATCGGCGAAGTGGTCAACAACCAGATAGTGCAGGGCAAACGCCGCATGCTACTGGTAACCCTGAGCGACGACACCGGTACCATCAACTTAAGGTTCTTTCATTTCTCCGCCAGCTTGATCAAAACTTTGGCCGTGGGCACCAGTATCCGCTGCTACGGCGAGATCAGCCGCGGCGGACGCGGTTTTGAAATCGTACATCCGGAATATAAACCCCTGGACCAGGACAAACCGCTGAGTGCCGCCGATGAAACCCTGACCCCGGTATATCCCACCACGGACGGCTTGAGGCAAATAACCCTGCGCAACCTGACGGAACAGGCGCTGGTGCGGCTACAAAGAGGTCAGGTAGAAGAGTTGGTACCGCCGGAATTCCTGCAACATCCTTTATCCCTGGCCCAGGCACTGGCGATTATTCACCGGCCGCCGCCGGATACCAATGTCAGCGCCATGGAAAACGGCAAACACCCGGCACAAATCCGCCTGATCAAGGAAGAATTGCTGGCCCATAACCTCAGCATGCTTAAACTCAGGGCGTCCAGCGACAAACATAAAGCCATTTCCCTGGATATAGACGGCGATCTCAACAAACGTTTTCTCGACTCCCTGCCGTTTTCCCCTACCGGCGCCCAGGCCAGGGTTGTGGATGAAATCCGCACCGATTTAGTCAAACCCGTACCTATGATGCGCCTGGTGCAGGGGGATGTCGGCTCGGGGAAAACCCTGGTGGCGGCGCTGGCGGCCATCACCGCCATAGGCCAGGGCTACCAGGTGGCACTGATGGCGCCGACGGAAATCCTGGCGGAGCAGCATGCCATTAATTTCCAGAAATGGTTCGAACCTTTAGGCATAACGGTCGGCTGGCTGGCGGGCAAAACCAAGTCCAAGGCCCGCAACCTGGCGCTGGAAGCCATCAAAGACGGCAGCATGCAGCTGGTGATCGGCACCCACGCCCTGTTCCAGGAGCAGGTGGTATTTCAGAAAATGGTGCTGGTGATCATCGACGAACAGCATAAATTCGGGGTACACCAGAGATTGTCCCTCAGGGAAAAGGGCGCCTTTGACGGCGCCTACCCGCACCAGCTGATCATGACAGCTACGCCGATCCCCAGAACCCTGTCCATGACCGCCTATGCCGATCTCGATACCTCGATTATCGATGAACTGCCGCCGGGACGTACCCCCATCACCACAGTGGCCCTGCCGGACAGCCGCCGGGACGATGTGGTCGAGCGTATCCGCCAGGCATGTGAGCAGGATAACCGCCAGGCCTATTGGGTCTGCACCCTGATCGACGAGTCGGAAGTGTTGCAATGCCAGGCAGCGGAAGATACCGCCAATTATTTGCAGCAGCAATTGCCGACTTTAAAAATCGGCCTGGTGCACGGCCGTATGAAAGCTATCGAAAAACAGGAAGTGATGGACCAGTTCAAAGACGGCAATTTACACCTGCTGGTGGCGACCACAGTTATTGAAGTCGGCGTCGATGTACCCAACTCCAGCCTTATGGTGATCGAAAATCCCGAACGCCTGGGGCTGTCGCAATTACACCAGCTACGCGGCCGGGTAGGGCGTGGCGCCATCGCTTCCCACTGCGTGCTTATGTATAAGAGCCCGCTTTCTAAAACCGCGGTTAAGCGTCTGGGGGTATTACGGGAAAGCAACGACGGTTTTGTGATCGCCCAGCGGGATCTGGAAATACGCGGCCCGGGCGAACTGCTCGGCACCCGGCAAACCGGCCTGGCGGAACTGAAAATCGCCGATTTATTACGCGATGCCGAGCTGATCCCGGAAGTAAAACGCGATGCCTACCTGCTATGGAAAAAACATCCGGATAAAGGGCTGGCATTAATCAACCGCTGGCTCGCCAATAAAGAACAATATTCCAACGCCTGA